From the Maioricimonas rarisocia genome, one window contains:
- a CDS encoding ImmA/IrrE family metallo-endopeptidase, translated as METIVESAAAWRAACDEVAAEILEECGVTEPPVDAFALAETLGLLVAVDAGQQGRGRLKRVAGRTSIFVRPEERPERLQWTVAHEIGEAVAHRVFAHVGHSSQEPGPGQREQVANRMASALLLPRDWFLRDARLLDGDVLELKKQYATASHELVLMNLLRLSDLTLVSVFDHGRLTRRRGNGQLPPPRPLPLEAEVQQRLAGGEERVERIGDGVRVQGWAVHEPGWPRELLRTTPVEPLDLYGDN; from the coding sequence ATGGAAACGATCGTCGAGTCTGCGGCGGCGTGGCGGGCGGCCTGTGACGAGGTGGCGGCCGAGATTCTGGAAGAGTGTGGCGTGACCGAGCCGCCTGTCGACGCGTTCGCTCTGGCAGAGACTCTGGGGTTGCTGGTTGCGGTCGATGCCGGCCAGCAGGGGAGGGGGCGGCTCAAACGAGTCGCGGGACGCACGTCGATCTTTGTCCGTCCCGAAGAGCGACCGGAGCGACTCCAGTGGACTGTCGCGCACGAGATCGGCGAAGCGGTGGCGCATCGCGTTTTCGCACATGTCGGTCATTCGTCGCAGGAGCCGGGACCGGGACAGCGGGAACAGGTGGCGAACCGGATGGCGTCCGCCCTCTTGCTGCCTCGCGACTGGTTTCTGCGGGATGCCCGGCTTCTTGATGGCGACGTGCTCGAGCTGAAGAAGCAGTATGCGACCGCCAGTCACGAACTGGTGCTGATGAATCTGTTGCGTCTGTCGGACCTCACTCTGGTGAGCGTGTTCGATCATGGTCGTCTGACCCGTCGACGCGGGAACGGACAGTTGCCGCCCCCACGGCCGCTTCCCCTCGAGGCCGAGGTACAACAGCGACTGGCCGGCGGCGAGGAGCGCGTCGAACGGATCGGCGATGGTGTTCGCGTGCAGGGATGGGCTGTTCACGAACCGGGCTGGCCCCGGGAGCTGCTGAGGACGACTCCGGTTGAACCGCTCGACCTGTACGGCGACAATTGA
- the larE gene encoding ATP-dependent sacrificial sulfur transferase LarE, whose product MTEFDGVDDTLDAKRERLLELLRRCGRVAVAFSGGVDSTVVAKAAQLACGDEAVAVTAVSPSLASGELETARELAEQIGIRHVIIRTEEFSQSGYIANAGNRCYFCKSELYTQVEQRREELQVDTVVNGANLDDQGDHRPGMQAAKERSVRSPLLEAGLTKADVRALARMWGLPVWDKPASPCLSSRIAYGVEVTPERVRRVDDAERFLRETFGLRELRVRLEANELGRIEVPLESLPALIERRADVVEHLTSLGFRYVTLDLEGFRSGSLNAVLPVEQLSLTMPGSSSD is encoded by the coding sequence GTGACAGAGTTTGACGGCGTGGATGACACTCTCGACGCGAAACGGGAGCGACTGCTTGAACTGCTGCGCCGATGTGGGCGCGTGGCGGTGGCGTTTTCGGGAGGTGTCGACAGTACGGTGGTCGCCAAAGCCGCACAGCTTGCCTGCGGCGACGAGGCTGTTGCCGTGACAGCCGTCAGCCCCAGTCTGGCTTCCGGGGAACTCGAAACCGCTCGTGAACTGGCGGAGCAGATCGGCATCCGTCATGTGATCATCCGGACCGAGGAATTCTCGCAGTCCGGGTACATCGCCAACGCCGGGAATCGCTGCTACTTCTGCAAGAGCGAGCTGTACACGCAGGTTGAGCAGCGCCGCGAAGAACTGCAGGTTGATACGGTCGTCAACGGGGCCAATCTGGATGACCAGGGAGACCACAGACCGGGGATGCAGGCGGCAAAGGAACGCTCGGTCCGCAGTCCGTTGCTTGAAGCAGGACTCACCAAGGCAGACGTGCGGGCGCTGGCCCGGATGTGGGGTCTGCCGGTCTGGGACAAACCGGCCAGCCCGTGCCTTTCCAGCCGGATCGCCTACGGGGTTGAAGTAACTCCCGAACGAGTCCGCAGGGTCGACGATGCCGAGCGGTTCCTGCGGGAGACGTTCGGATTGCGTGAACTGCGGGTGCGTCTGGAGGCGAATGAACTGGGACGCATCGAAGTTCCGCTGGAGTCGTTGCCGGCGTTGATCGAACGTCGGGCGGACGTAGTCGAACACCTGACGTCGCTGGGTTTCCGCTACGTGACTCTCGACCTGGAAGGCTTCCGCTCGGGGAGTCTGAACGCCGTCCTGCCGGTCGAGCAGCTTTCGCTCACGATGCCGGGAAGCTCAAGCGACTGA
- a CDS encoding serine hydroxymethyltransferase, producing the protein MSADLATTSPLAATDPDIWNVIQQEQGRQTNGLELIASENYTSAAILQAAGTVLTNKYAEGYPGRRYYGGCEYVDVAESLARDRACQLFGAEHANVQPHAGSQANMAVYMSVLKPGDTFLAMNLAHGGHLTHGMHLNFSGQLYNAVHYGVREDDHRIDFDQVAKLAREHKPALIVAGASAYPREIEHPRFAEIAEEVGAKLMVDMAHYSGLVAAGIHDNPVKVADFVTSTTHKTLRGPRSGMVLCREQYAKDVDKTVFPGLQGGPLMHVVAAKAVCFHEALQPQFKTYAEQIVANARVLAETLIAGGIRLASGGTDNHLMLCDVTAIDLTGKIAENALDRAGITVNKNMIPYDARKPLDPSGIRIGTAALTTRGMKEDAMRKVGAWILDVLKAPEDEAVAQRVRGEIAEFARDYPVPGID; encoded by the coding sequence ATGTCCGCCGATCTCGCTACCACGTCCCCCCTCGCCGCGACCGATCCCGATATCTGGAATGTCATCCAGCAGGAACAGGGACGTCAGACCAACGGACTGGAACTGATCGCCTCCGAGAATTACACGAGTGCTGCGATTCTGCAGGCCGCCGGCACCGTGCTGACAAACAAGTACGCCGAAGGCTACCCGGGTCGCCGTTACTACGGTGGATGCGAGTACGTCGACGTCGCCGAGTCGCTCGCCCGCGACCGGGCCTGCCAGCTCTTCGGTGCCGAGCACGCCAATGTGCAGCCGCACGCCGGCTCGCAGGCGAACATGGCCGTCTACATGTCGGTTCTCAAGCCGGGCGACACGTTCCTTGCAATGAACCTGGCCCACGGCGGACACCTGACGCACGGCATGCACCTGAACTTTTCGGGGCAGCTGTATAACGCGGTTCACTATGGCGTCCGCGAAGACGATCACCGCATCGACTTCGACCAGGTCGCCAAACTCGCACGCGAGCACAAGCCGGCTCTCATCGTCGCCGGTGCCAGTGCCTACCCGCGTGAAATCGAGCACCCCCGCTTCGCCGAGATCGCCGAAGAAGTGGGCGCGAAGCTGATGGTCGACATGGCCCACTATTCCGGGCTGGTCGCCGCGGGAATTCACGACAACCCGGTCAAGGTGGCCGACTTTGTCACCTCGACGACGCACAAGACGTTGCGTGGCCCCCGTTCGGGCATGGTTCTCTGCCGGGAACAGTACGCCAAGGACGTCGACAAGACTGTCTTCCCCGGACTGCAGGGAGGACCGCTCATGCATGTGGTGGCCGCCAAGGCGGTCTGCTTCCACGAGGCACTTCAGCCGCAGTTCAAAACCTATGCCGAGCAGATTGTCGCCAACGCCCGCGTGCTGGCCGAGACGCTGATTGCCGGCGGTATCCGTCTTGCGTCGGGTGGCACCGATAACCACCTGATGCTGTGCGACGTGACCGCCATCGACCTGACCGGCAAGATCGCCGAGAACGCCCTCGACCGGGCCGGCATCACGGTCAACAAGAACATGATCCCCTACGATGCCCGCAAGCCGCTCGATCCCAGCGGGATTCGCATCGGCACCGCAGCACTGACGACCCGCGGCATGAAAGAAGATGCCATGCGGAAAGTGGGTGCCTGGATCCTCGACGTGCTCAAGGCACCGGAAGACGAAGCGGTCGCTCAGCGGGTCCGGGGCGAAATTGCCGAGTTCGCTCGCGACTACCCGGTCCCGGGCATCGACTGA
- a CDS encoding dipeptide epimerase: protein MIIAELTAFHVRIPLRRPIRHASHTRTENDTLVVRCKLSTGEVGWGEGLPRPYVTGESMEDCLEILRQTRFRSQLDARIPSLTTAVDVLRNLRLETDGAGQRDCFGNSVRAAVELSVLDAVARFEGVPLSKVTEVAGEPSIREARDKVQYSTAIMSVKPLKRRMQALAYRLYGFRHCKLKVGAEGIDDAAVVRDCRCWMGQGIDLRIDANEAWSCQDLEARLSPLLPFGISSVEQPVPHGEVDGLAKCRERLEVPIMLDESLCSLADGQRAIDAGTCDLFNIRLSKCGGYLNSLELAALAQKSGVGYQLGCMVGETGVLSAAGRHFASSVGGIRWVEGSFDRYLIQEPLTDEDLTFGRGGWADALNGPGLGVRVATSRVRAAARREIPLIA, encoded by the coding sequence ATGATTATTGCCGAACTGACCGCGTTCCACGTGCGGATTCCGTTGCGCCGTCCGATTCGGCATGCCTCCCACACGCGCACCGAGAACGACACGCTCGTTGTCCGCTGCAAACTTTCGACCGGGGAAGTCGGATGGGGGGAGGGGTTGCCCCGTCCTTACGTAACCGGCGAATCCATGGAGGATTGCCTCGAGATCCTCCGGCAGACCAGGTTTCGATCGCAGCTGGATGCAAGGATTCCGTCCCTGACGACCGCAGTCGACGTGCTTCGCAATCTGCGGCTGGAAACCGACGGGGCCGGCCAGCGGGACTGCTTCGGCAACAGCGTTCGCGCGGCGGTCGAGCTGAGCGTCCTCGACGCGGTCGCGCGGTTCGAAGGCGTTCCCCTCTCGAAGGTCACCGAAGTCGCGGGAGAACCGTCGATTCGGGAGGCTCGTGACAAGGTTCAGTACAGCACGGCCATCATGAGCGTCAAACCGCTCAAGCGGCGGATGCAGGCGCTGGCGTATCGGCTGTACGGGTTCCGGCACTGCAAGCTGAAAGTCGGAGCGGAGGGAATCGATGACGCGGCCGTGGTTCGCGACTGCCGCTGCTGGATGGGGCAGGGGATCGATCTGCGAATCGACGCCAACGAAGCGTGGAGTTGCCAGGACCTGGAAGCGAGACTCTCGCCGCTTCTCCCCTTCGGCATTTCTTCCGTCGAACAGCCTGTACCTCACGGCGAAGTCGACGGACTGGCAAAGTGCCGGGAACGGCTCGAGGTTCCGATCATGCTGGATGAATCGCTGTGCAGTCTCGCAGACGGGCAGCGCGCGATCGATGCGGGGACCTGCGATCTGTTCAACATCCGCCTGTCGAAATGCGGCGGGTACCTGAACTCGCTCGAGTTGGCGGCACTGGCGCAGAAGTCCGGGGTCGGCTACCAGCTGGGATGCATGGTGGGGGAAACCGGCGTGCTGTCGGCGGCCGGCCGTCACTTTGCGAGTTCCGTTGGCGGCATTCGATGGGTGGAGGGAAGTTTCGATCGGTATCTGATCCAGGAGCCTTTGACCGACGAAGATCTGACCTTCGGTCGCGGAGGTTGGGCCGATGCGCTGAATGGTCCCGGCTTGGGCGTGCGGGTTGCGACGTCGCGGGTGCGGGCTGCGGCCCGTCGCGAGATTCCGTTGATCGCGTGA
- a CDS encoding adenosine kinase, protein MEYDVYGVGNALVDIQAHVSDKVLEELGFAKGVMTLVDDDAQAQVLSRLDGVPVTRCAGGSAANTIMGIVDFGGKAAYAGKVADDEIGAFFLEDMRNLGVKIENEAAATGRSGSCCVLITDDAERTMLTSLGVSSSLSPADLQEEEIARSQYVYVEGYLFAGEPTRTTALKAIELAKKHDVKVAFTVSDPFLIQYHKDEFWKLIEGPVDLLFCNLEEARALTGKIDPVDCAHEIHQHAENVALTLGGDGSLLMHEGQAIPIEGVTVKAVDTTGAGDMYAAGVLYGITNGLSWKQAGHLASHAAARIVSQLGARMKEPFTQQDMQELLGRY, encoded by the coding sequence GTGGAGTATGACGTTTACGGTGTCGGGAACGCGCTGGTGGATATCCAGGCGCATGTCAGTGACAAGGTGCTCGAGGAACTGGGCTTCGCCAAAGGGGTGATGACCCTGGTCGATGATGACGCCCAGGCGCAGGTGCTCTCGCGGCTTGATGGCGTCCCCGTGACTCGCTGTGCTGGCGGGTCGGCGGCGAACACGATCATGGGGATTGTGGACTTTGGCGGTAAGGCGGCCTATGCCGGCAAGGTGGCCGACGACGAGATCGGGGCGTTCTTCCTCGAGGACATGCGGAATCTCGGCGTGAAGATCGAGAACGAGGCGGCTGCGACCGGTCGCTCGGGCAGCTGCTGCGTCCTCATCACGGATGACGCCGAGCGGACGATGCTGACGAGCCTGGGAGTGTCGTCGAGCCTGTCTCCGGCCGATCTGCAGGAAGAAGAGATCGCCCGTTCGCAGTACGTCTACGTCGAAGGGTACCTGTTCGCCGGCGAGCCGACGCGGACGACGGCGCTCAAGGCGATCGAACTGGCCAAGAAGCACGATGTGAAGGTCGCCTTTACGGTCTCGGACCCGTTCCTGATCCAGTACCACAAGGACGAGTTCTGGAAGCTGATCGAAGGGCCTGTCGACCTGCTGTTCTGCAACCTCGAAGAAGCGCGGGCATTGACCGGCAAGATTGACCCGGTCGACTGTGCTCACGAGATCCATCAACACGCCGAGAACGTCGCGCTGACCCTGGGAGGCGACGGTTCGCTGCTGATGCACGAAGGGCAGGCGATCCCCATTGAAGGGGTGACGGTCAAGGCCGTCGATACCACCGGGGCCGGGGACATGTATGCCGCCGGAGTGCTCTACGGCATCACCAACGGCCTGAGCTGGAAGCAGGCGGGGCATCTGGCCTCGCATGCAGCCGCCCGGATCGTCAGTCAGCTCGGCGCGCGGATGAAGGAACCGTTTACGCAGCAGGACATGCAGGAACTGCTGGGACGGTATTGA
- a CDS encoding sigma 54-interacting transcriptional regulator: MFENNLQNDGVRSTSILTSHSSVDEDDMEPNESPTRPAVTGQDVYLIVQKGAARLSVIPLDPEQRYTVGRASSNRVVIPDAKCSRQHCELFFQQGQWLVRDLESRNGVTVDGRKIENDWSLRPGEVIAVGNCTLVFSHERPDDSSSAPVSAGGMPFTIIDRKSGTQFDSPSGNHEPAAAHDAAELFRMARRMNAATDINTLADCVLDGLSAGTSASVVAVLLLPTDSPAPAVEDLEVVALRAPEDRPDVAVSEYLSRLVLAEREAVLAHDIAEQTHLAERKSLHELAADSAICAPIRHGDAILGLIHLYSTDPRSPLTTEQLEVTLAVADQMSGNLQALQTQARLAQDLSKVENHVRELNEQLEVETELVGTSPSLDKVRHAVARVARTDATVLIRGESGVGKELVARAVHFNSPRKDGPFVCVNCAALTESLLESELFGHEKGAFTGAAGQKAGKFEQATEGTLFLDEIGEMSPEIQAKFLRVLEGQAFERVGGGKPITVDVRVVTATNRDLEEAVREGTFRADLYFRLQVIELHVPSLREHPRDIPEIAQHFLKRFARRSRPQVRGFTSEALNLLQQHSWPGNVRELRNVVERAVILSEHEWLRPEDISLTRLSVTDPAPLHVQGTGSENGSGEYGEGLETAVDPHVDLLGSYVQQEITLDELDRLYISAVLNHFNWNKSQAARTLGIERTTLDRRLKRYGMKRPE; encoded by the coding sequence ATGTTTGAAAACAATCTGCAGAACGACGGCGTGCGATCGACGTCGATCCTCACGTCACACTCCTCGGTCGATGAGGACGATATGGAGCCTAACGAATCCCCGACCCGGCCAGCCGTTACCGGCCAGGATGTTTACCTGATCGTTCAGAAGGGGGCGGCACGGCTCTCCGTCATTCCTCTCGATCCGGAGCAGCGATACACCGTCGGCCGCGCCTCGTCCAATCGGGTCGTCATCCCCGACGCCAAATGCTCACGCCAGCACTGCGAACTGTTCTTCCAGCAGGGACAGTGGCTCGTGCGGGATCTCGAAAGCCGAAACGGCGTCACTGTCGACGGCCGGAAGATCGAGAACGACTGGTCGCTCCGCCCCGGCGAAGTCATTGCCGTCGGAAACTGCACCCTCGTCTTCTCGCACGAACGCCCCGACGACTCGTCCAGCGCGCCGGTCAGCGCGGGGGGAATGCCGTTTACGATCATCGATCGCAAATCCGGCACCCAGTTCGACTCGCCCTCCGGCAATCACGAGCCGGCCGCCGCACACGATGCGGCCGAACTGTTCCGCATGGCCCGCCGCATGAACGCGGCCACCGATATCAACACGCTCGCCGACTGCGTCCTCGATGGGCTTTCCGCCGGAACGTCCGCCAGTGTCGTTGCCGTCCTGCTGCTTCCGACAGATTCCCCCGCCCCGGCCGTCGAAGACCTGGAGGTTGTCGCACTGCGAGCTCCCGAGGACCGACCGGATGTCGCGGTCTCCGAGTACCTGTCCCGACTTGTACTCGCCGAACGGGAAGCCGTCCTCGCCCACGATATTGCCGAACAGACGCACCTCGCCGAGCGCAAGAGCCTGCACGAGCTCGCCGCCGACAGCGCGATCTGTGCTCCGATTCGGCATGGCGACGCGATCCTCGGCTTGATCCATCTGTATTCGACCGATCCCCGGAGCCCGCTGACCACCGAGCAGCTCGAAGTGACGCTGGCCGTGGCAGACCAGATGTCGGGGAACCTGCAGGCCCTGCAGACGCAGGCCCGACTCGCCCAGGATCTCTCGAAGGTCGAAAACCATGTCCGCGAGCTGAACGAACAGCTCGAGGTCGAAACCGAACTGGTCGGCACCAGTCCTTCGCTCGACAAGGTCCGGCATGCAGTCGCACGTGTCGCCCGCACCGACGCCACCGTCCTCATCCGCGGAGAGTCAGGCGTCGGCAAGGAACTCGTGGCACGGGCCGTCCACTTCAACAGCCCCCGCAAGGATGGACCGTTCGTCTGCGTCAACTGTGCGGCTCTGACCGAAAGCCTGCTGGAGAGCGAGCTGTTCGGCCACGAGAAAGGAGCCTTCACCGGAGCTGCCGGTCAGAAGGCCGGCAAGTTCGAACAGGCGACCGAAGGAACCTTGTTCCTCGACGAAATCGGGGAAATGAGCCCGGAGATCCAGGCCAAGTTCCTCCGTGTCCTCGAAGGTCAGGCCTTCGAACGGGTCGGCGGCGGAAAACCGATCACGGTCGACGTCCGTGTCGTCACGGCCACCAACCGGGATCTCGAGGAGGCCGTTCGCGAGGGAACATTCCGGGCCGACCTGTACTTCCGCCTGCAGGTGATCGAACTGCACGTCCCGTCACTTCGCGAACATCCCCGGGACATTCCCGAAATCGCCCAGCACTTCCTCAAACGCTTCGCCCGACGCTCACGTCCCCAGGTGCGGGGCTTCACGTCCGAGGCGCTCAACCTGCTGCAGCAGCATTCCTGGCCCGGCAACGTCCGCGAACTTCGCAACGTCGTCGAGCGGGCCGTCATCCTCAGTGAGCATGAGTGGCTCCGCCCGGAAGACATCAGCCTCACGCGGTTGTCCGTGACCGACCCGGCACCGCTTCACGTCCAGGGGACCGGTTCCGAGAACGGAAGCGGCGAATACGGCGAAGGACTCGAAACCGCCGTCGATCCGCACGTCGACCTGCTTGGCAGTTACGTCCAGCAGGAAATCACCCTCGACGAACTCGATCGCCTCTACATCAGTGCCGTGCTGAATCACTTCAACTGGAACAAGTCCCAGGCAGCACGGACGCTCGGCATCGAACGAACCACGCTCGACCGCCGGTTGAAGCGATACGGGATGAAGCGACCGGAGTAG
- a CDS encoding thioredoxin family protein: protein MLRPKRLAALLAVTLLVGTAVSALSAAAPEGTGITWQTDLRKAHETAVRENKPMLIVFGADWCGYCKKLERETLANPQMVKYVNAEFVPVHLDADKDKEALDILEVRGLPCSVVLSPNADLLGRIEGYQKTAPYYSKLVSARRLHTGVAPTAANVTAE, encoded by the coding sequence ATGTTGCGTCCAAAAAGACTGGCCGCCCTGCTTGCGGTCACCCTTCTGGTCGGGACGGCTGTCTCGGCACTGTCGGCTGCGGCTCCCGAAGGAACCGGGATTACGTGGCAGACGGACCTCCGCAAGGCCCACGAGACGGCCGTGCGCGAGAACAAGCCGATGCTGATCGTCTTCGGTGCCGACTGGTGCGGTTACTGCAAGAAGCTCGAGCGTGAGACCCTGGCGAACCCCCAGATGGTCAAATACGTCAACGCCGAGTTTGTCCCCGTCCATCTCGACGCTGACAAGGACAAGGAAGCCCTCGACATCCTCGAGGTTCGGGGCCTTCCCTGCAGCGTCGTGCTCAGCCCGAACGCGGATCTGCTGGGACGGATCGAGGGCTACCAGAAGACCGCTCCTTACTACTCCAAGCTGGTCTCGGCCCGTCGACTGCACACCGGCGTCGCTCCGACTGCCGCGAACGTGACGGCCGAGTAG
- a CDS encoding DUF4340 domain-containing protein has protein sequence MINQTTRTIAFVCVAVVSVAAAAVTHVFTRPPQLAEFSDVGTEFFPEFAEPTKATALRVATYSTEKGRADVFDVEFKNGLWRIPSHHNYPADGEEQLARTATSVVGIERGALVSTSKDDHRRLGVVDPLDDSTSGPQGKGDRITLLEGDTVLVDYIIGEKKEDAENTYYVRRADEDRTYLADLDIEISTRFADWIEADLLQLERNNVVEMVADRYTVDESRGVIEKTEVNTVKRPTPTGSWTLEGLEESTEQLKTSVVNTMLTALDDMKIVGVRPKPAGLSADLKKNEGIALDLLTESDLAARGFYFHPQLGLVSDEGEFRVGTNDGVLYNMRFGSLFTGSDVEIEIGKEDGKDASKEDDTEDASAKEENEDADEAADGQEEEAEDEESGLNKSRYVFITVHFDKSLIGPEPQKPTEPTPPVDAGSDDETGKPDEQASSDSDVEASAEEENADADADEAESETDAGDTDGNADEAEDAKPDPQAEYEAAKQKYEQDLKAYESAQAEYERKLEEGRDRVKELNDRFADWYYVISADLFEDLSVKREDLVEPAEPEEAEAANTPATPAFPGGPAMTTEPATRNESAPDPPASDSADDKDAPEKPEEKPADSPQPDSDSKPAETEEPESDEAKPDESPVQEEPASSDEEPATPEPEASDSPEPATEPEDES, from the coding sequence ATGATCAATCAGACCACTCGCACGATCGCCTTCGTCTGCGTCGCCGTGGTCTCGGTGGCGGCCGCCGCAGTGACCCACGTGTTCACGCGCCCGCCGCAACTGGCCGAGTTCAGCGACGTCGGCACCGAATTCTTCCCCGAGTTCGCCGAACCGACCAAGGCGACCGCCCTCCGCGTCGCCACTTATTCCACCGAAAAGGGACGCGCCGACGTCTTCGACGTCGAGTTCAAAAACGGACTGTGGCGGATCCCCTCGCACCACAACTATCCCGCGGACGGCGAAGAGCAGCTCGCCCGCACCGCCACCTCGGTCGTCGGCATCGAACGGGGGGCCCTGGTCAGCACGTCGAAAGACGATCACCGTCGCCTTGGCGTCGTCGATCCGCTGGACGATTCGACGTCCGGCCCCCAGGGGAAAGGTGATCGCATCACTCTGCTCGAAGGGGACACCGTTCTCGTCGACTACATCATCGGCGAGAAGAAAGAGGACGCCGAGAATACCTACTACGTCCGCCGGGCCGACGAAGATCGCACCTACCTGGCCGATCTGGACATCGAGATCTCCACCCGCTTTGCCGACTGGATCGAAGCAGACCTGCTGCAGCTCGAACGGAACAACGTCGTCGAGATGGTCGCCGACCGGTACACGGTCGACGAGTCCCGCGGCGTCATCGAGAAGACGGAAGTCAACACGGTCAAGCGTCCCACTCCGACCGGATCGTGGACGCTCGAAGGCCTCGAAGAGTCGACGGAACAACTCAAGACCAGCGTCGTCAACACGATGCTGACCGCTCTGGACGACATGAAGATCGTCGGCGTCCGTCCCAAGCCGGCCGGCCTGAGTGCCGACCTGAAGAAGAACGAAGGCATCGCCCTCGACCTGCTCACAGAGAGCGACCTGGCAGCCCGCGGCTTCTACTTCCACCCGCAACTCGGCCTCGTCTCGGACGAGGGTGAGTTCCGCGTCGGGACCAACGACGGCGTCCTCTACAACATGCGGTTTGGTTCGCTGTTCACCGGCTCCGATGTCGAAATCGAGATTGGCAAGGAAGACGGCAAGGACGCATCGAAGGAAGACGACACCGAAGACGCTTCCGCCAAAGAAGAAAACGAGGACGCCGACGAGGCGGCTGACGGCCAGGAAGAAGAGGCCGAAGACGAAGAGAGTGGCCTGAACAAGAGCCGCTACGTCTTCATCACCGTCCACTTCGACAAGAGCCTCATCGGCCCGGAACCGCAAAAGCCGACCGAGCCAACGCCCCCCGTAGACGCCGGCAGCGACGACGAAACCGGGAAGCCGGATGAGCAGGCCTCGTCCGACAGCGACGTGGAGGCATCGGCCGAAGAGGAGAACGCCGACGCCGACGCCGACGAGGCAGAGTCGGAAACCGATGCCGGCGACACCGACGGGAACGCAGATGAGGCCGAAGACGCCAAGCCGGATCCCCAAGCCGAGTACGAGGCCGCAAAGCAGAAATACGAACAGGATCTGAAGGCGTACGAATCGGCGCAGGCCGAATACGAGCGAAAGCTCGAGGAAGGCCGGGACCGCGTCAAGGAACTGAATGACCGGTTCGCCGACTGGTACTACGTGATCTCCGCCGACCTCTTCGAAGACCTCAGCGTCAAACGGGAGGATCTCGTCGAGCCGGCCGAGCCGGAAGAGGCTGAAGCGGCCAACACTCCCGCGACGCCGGCCTTCCCGGGCGGTCCTGCGATGACGACCGAACCGGCGACCCGCAACGAGTCGGCTCCGGACCCGCCGGCAAGCGATTCGGCCGACGACAAGGACGCTCCGGAGAAACCGGAAGAGAAACCTGCCGACAGCCCGCAGCCCGATTCGGACTCGAAGCCGGCCGAGACGGAAGAGCCAGAGTCGGACGAAGCGAAGCCCGACGAATCGCCAGTGCAGGAGGAGCCCGCCTCGAGCGACGAGGAACCGGCAACACCTGAGCCCGAGGCCAGTGATTCCCCGGAGCCGGCCACTGAGCCGGAGGACGAATCGTGA